AAGTGATTTTGTTCATGTGTAGATTTGGTTGTTTATGTGATGCTATGAATATAATGAGTTTGAATGTGGGGTGTATTTGTTCATGACTGAATTCGGATATGAATAAAATGTGTGTGAATATAAAATTGTTTTGTTCGTATCTGGAATATGTTATGAGTATATCGTGAATATGAATTAGACTTGTTCATGTTTGAACTTTaatacgaatatcaaaatgTTGAATATGCGATGAATTTTTTCATGGCTGTCTTTTACTATGAATCTCATGTGTGTGAACATGAATCTCTATGACAGCCTGTCTTTGATGAACGATGCACAGAAGGAGTATGTGAAGAGGATGAAATTCGGCATTATTACCATTAGAGAGATACCAGGACGGATGACTTATTGGGTATTTGATCATTTCAATTATGAAACTGGGGAGTTGGAGATCTACACGTTATCGCGAGTTGTGCAAGAGTAGTAACTTCAATGATAACTATGTCTTGCTTGGATGAGACAATTCAGGAATATGAACAAGTTATAAACTTTcaacaaatattatattttatgccATATTTCAATAGAGCACAGACTCATGATTACATTTGGTAATTGGAATTGAAGtttattcattttcattgttcTATTTTGCTCACATAtgcttataaaaaaatatgtgcaAAAATTTGATTATGCATCGTTGTTCAGCAATATCAATTACTTgacaagtaattttttttaaggttttATAAATGATATGCCATGTTCGAAATTTGTAATAACACAATGAGTGAATGAAATTCGAAACATGACATAATGTATTGTTGAATATATGGAAAATATACATGAACAAAAAATATGTTTTTTGACTGAAAAATGTATGTTCATAATTTAATGCAATCATGAATAAAAGTTAAGGTCAAAACTGTTCAAACCATAAACTAAGGTAATGAATAAATATTCATTCATTTTATTCATGTGAAAACATACATGAACAATGTGGTCATTAATGAACAACACACATGAATGTGACATTATGTTCGCACGAACAACATACATTGAACATGACAATATTCATGTGAACAAGACAATATTCATGTGACATTATGTTCGCACGAACAACATACATATGAATAATGGCATAATTAAACGTTGAGCTATTAAGAAAATCAGACGACGAATACTTGCATTTAATGTTCCAATGTaaaacatgaaaaaaatatacacAATTATGTGTGACATATATAAAATCTAAACAGCCTTAAATAAAAGATATCATGATAGTATGATTATAGGAAAGTAACGGATTATAAAAATGGAGGAAATACAACAATACCCTTaacgccatatatataggctcATCATGTAATTATCTCACAGCCGTTAGATTCACAAAATAAAGGGCTAAGATCAATTCTTAGGTGTCACAAAAATgtcacaaaatatatatattgtatggGGTATCGTGATAAATCCTGTGCGATTTTTTATAAAAGCAAATAATACtttgtataaaattaaatgatacattacaaattataattttaatacatgTAAAcatttttaataacaaaaaatgatatttttctaAATACAAATTACTtcaaaaatgatatttttataacGCAAACATTACtttgtataaaaaaaatataaatgataattttaataCATGTAGATGACATTTTCAATAACAAAAAATGATACTTTATCCAACTGACTGAGGCGAAAACGAGGAAAATGGgggaagggataatattatccctccattttttgtgtgataatagtaaccctcctttgtagtgaaagGAAGAATGAGTAAGGATCAAATTATATTTTGtagaaaattttgtttatcccttcttttcccatgataaatttacaactaaaaataACGCACCctaataatatattaacacaCTTACACCAAAAAGATTAATACTTTAATTTTTATCTTCAGCAAGTTAGTATAAGGAGTTCCCTTATACTAATTTAGAATGGACAAATTAGCCTCTctctttttgataaattaacaaattagCCTATTTTCCTTGATTCAGATTTTAGCCTTTCCATTCCAGCCTTAGATCTCAACTTATTGGACCTGCCCAAGGTAAAAACCaatctattctataatacgattaggtCTTAGCCTATGTGGCAGCCCTCAAATCCTTTCTTTTCAAATTCCTTAGCCTACGTGACATATATATAGAATTCATATCACACGCTTAACctaaattatattctctctttttACTTGGAGGCTGGAGCGCCGAAGCCGCGTCGACTACCAATTCACTCCCAATTCACCAAGCCGCGTTTACTGCCTCAATCACGGTAGCACTTTCTATGAAGGGTTCATAAGATTAATTTCAAGCAAGCGGCATTTGTGCTTCATTCATACcaatctaattaatttttttcatctaCTCCTCTAAAAATTCTCTCAATCTCAGCCAATctgattcatttttttcatcTACTCCCCTAAAAATTCTCTCAATCTCAGTGACCTTTCACTACAATCAAGTCAGAAATTCACTATAAAACATTGTCtgaaagatttattttttaCCATGTtcgattcttttattttaataaccactgattttcaaaaaatttcaCAAATCCGCCGCTCACCGGGTGTTGGGAACGGCCATTCGACCGTTATAAGGTGCGTTGTCCCATTGTCCCGTTGTCAGAATAGAGGTTAGGAACAGCCAGAACAGAGGTTAGGAACAACCATTCTTTTGATTTAAAGTTATGTAAATGTAAATCTTTCCTTTTATTTAAACATCTATGATATGATATTGCTCACCAGTTGTTTGATAAAATGCCTAAGAATATAAGTGAGATTTTACAAAACTTGATTTGTTTGGCATTGTTATATTTTGTTGGTGTTTGTTATACATTTTGTACTTCATCGGAATTCGACGGGAAATATATAGATTTGCTCGATTGAATAAATGATCAAAATGCTATGTCATTTTACTTTGCTGTTATCTCATTTTACTTTCCAACTCTAATTTGAATCATCGAATGTTAAGTTGTGATTGTGGATCTACCTACAATACAGCAGATCGGTGTAATGCAGAATTGATTATTCATGTTGTTAGAGGATATGGCTGCCTCACAAAATATTCTGATAATAtatttgataatatatttaGAATGTCAAAGTTGTTTGAAATATAAAAGACCCCAACTTTCTCATTGTGTTCACCAGTATTTTTCTATGTAAATCTTCATTTATTTTAGCAAATAAATGTGTTGACCAATTTTAGCTAATCTATTGTTTATAATGGCCAAGTTCTGATCAACTTCATAGTTGATTTGAGTATCTAATTATGTAACTTCCATATCCCATACTAGCAATATTAATTGCATGTATCATTTGAAAGTTGATTTGGATATCGTATCTTTAGTGGGAGAACTGATGACCTTTGTCAACCATTAATGTCAGTCCTTCACTAAAAAAGAAGAAAGCCACAAATCTCTGACAAAATATTATGATTAACAAATTCAAAAGGTTGAAAGTAACCATTATTTTCCTTGTAAAGCCAACTGATTATCATGTTCCTTTTGTTGTTCTTTTTCTTGGTTTTTACTGAACTATAGTTTTCAAAGTTGCTATCTCATTTACTTTCCAACTAATGTGCAAAATAATGGATTATTATATTGTAAAGATGATCTTTGTTAGAGCCCATGTTCCTTAGTCAATGGTTTGTGGCAGTGACTTTAACCTTTTCTAGCAAATTTAGTAGTGAGAGAGAAGAGTGAGGTTCTACTTTGAGAAGAAGAAATGAACAATCGTGTTTTGGTTTTGATTGAATGGAGACCCACCACATAAAATGGCTGTAGTTAACTTTAGTGATTTgttgacactctctctttatctTAGAATTACCTATGTTTTAAATCTTAAGCATTTCATCCAATAGTTGTAAGTGCTTGGTGAAGTCATAAGTGGTGAAATCTTAAGCGTATTTCATCAATTTCTGTGGGAATGATTTTGTTGTTTCTGGAGGTAAGTCTTCATCACATTTTTTAATGTTCTAATGTTGTTGGTGCTGCAGCTTATCCTTTGTATTATCCTTCTGACTTAGTAGAAAATCATTCTTTGGAAATTGAATGTCATGCAATAATATCGATTTTAGGTTTAGGTGGCATACCCATCATGGGAAGAGAGTATCTATCTTTGTTGGAGCAGCATAGGCCCCAACTCCAGTGGGAAAAGAACAACGAAGAGCAATATTTCTTCCTGTACATCGACAATCAGGACGTTAGGCACGTCATGTTCCATCGCTCATGCCAATCGCGACGTGGCTGTAGGAAGCTGCTTCTGGAATGTTGGCATCTCAATCTGGGAAATTGGTCTGGGATTGGAGTATTGTTCAATATCTTGTGATAACCTTCTCTAACTTGTCTCATGTTTTcatctattttatttgtaaatctCCTCCTACTTTGAACGACTAacaaattttgattgtgaaacTTTTGTTGTAACAAATCTTAGTAATTAAATGAAGTTGAACAGTGTTAAACATGACTAGGGGAAGTACCAATTTTCCCAACAAGTTGCGTTTTCACAATTTCATGCTATATGGCTTTTACAGTTGTACAATCTACCTCCAGGCTACAACATGATCAAGAAGAATACAAGATCTCACATAGTAATATATATTTGTTGAAAGCAATATATtcagtttaattttttttaaataaaatttgaatcccATAGTAGTTTTTTTTCAAGAGACTTCATTAATTTGAATCTCAGATTGATTTTTTATATGACTTCCTTTTAAATAATAAACTAATTTTATGATCAAAAGAACTATGTATAATAACATATAGCATTTTATTAGATTAATTGGACAAcacattattaatttatttgatgtagttaattaattaattctctgttatgtttattttataaaattaaaaaaatcaaataatttagttttgttATTTCTTATAAAATCTAATCAACCAACTTCATTGTGAGTTATTACTAATTTTTTCAGAACTAAAAACGATACTTGATTTAACTGGATTAATCAATAACCGGattgaaaaattcaattatATGATGTTGATTCGAGGAAAATTTAGTTTAGCGTAGATGTGAAAACTCTAAATTTAAGTTATCTAAttcaattttaagaaaattagtTTATCACAATATCAACATTGAGAAAGTTGAAAGATTCTAATTGTCTGATAATCATATGATGATTTTCTAAAcactaatatttatataaattaaaatataataaattttttgcataatatatttaaaactaatttatATATTGGCATGTCTGCATAAGTTTTTTATTTCTTCGACGTGGCAAAAATATCTTTGGTATTAAACTAATGATAATACAAATTgaccaattaattaataaacattTTTCACTAGCTAGGTATATGCTTCTTTATAGATCTAGATGAGATGATTCTCAAAATTCACTTTTGATCTTTAAAACTTCATATGAGATAACGTTAAAAAGTCAGAGGTTGTCTATCAAGCTCCATACGATATGTACTCAAAACACAGTTTTACTCCAAACAATATGATGCTCATAAGTTAGAAGTGGTTTGTCAAGCtccaaacaagatgatgcacATAACTTAATTCCAACATTTTAAGCTTTAAATAAGATAATGCCTTAACACTCAACTCCgatctttcaagctccaaataAGTGATGCTTAGAACTCGACTCCGATTACTCAAATTATAGATGggatgatgtttacaagttagttatgctCTTTCAAGCTtcatacaagatgatgctcacaagtcatTATAGTTTTACGAGCTCCAGTTTTATCTTTCAAGCTCTAGATTATGATGCTCAAAtgtgaacttattttttaatagcAATTTCATTTATCATAGTATTTATTTACTCTTATAAAAATATGTTAACATTATCactttataatatatagattgtttaaaaatttgttaatatatcaaaagtttaaaattattacgCCAAAGGATACTCGACGGGTTGCCCACTAGTAAACATAATTCAATCTCTAACTCCCTCTTTAATTTCATTCTATCAAATTATTAAAGAATGGACTTAGAAGAAAATAAATGTTGTCAAATTCCTGCTTTGGTATGACATGGAAACACGTATCAAATAACGTCGTTGGTGCGAAAGCACAATTATTAGCAAATAATTACACCTAATACAAAATATCCTAGCCTAGGCAGTGACACGTGTGTCGGCGTCGTCGTGAGAAGGGGCAAAGAAAGTGTGATACCAGAGAAAGTCGTGGTGGGTCCTGGTGGAAGCTCTGAGCTTCTGCTCCGCTATCATGTCGGGCGAGAGGCCCCAGGCCTTGAGCCTAGGCTCGTCGTGATGGACGGCGAGGCTGTACTCGCCGCCCTCCCCCAGCTGCATCACCCGAAACTCGCAGTTCTTAGGGTTCTTGAGCCGCTCGAACTGCTCCACCGTCCATCGGAACCACCGCATCAGAAATATGCGGATGGCCAGCCCGTGCGACACGATTATCAGATTCAGCTCATCGTCCCCATCGAGCGGGAACCTCTGCATGTCTATGTCCCGCCACATTGATTCCAGAAAACCTGCACATTAATTTTACTCAGCCATTTGATTTGCACATAATTCCATTTCCACCGACTTACTCGACACGCGATCGAAGACGTCGGCTCCCGATTCTCCCTCCGGGAAGCGGAAGAAGAATCGCCCGAATTTGTTGCGGATTTCCTTGAGCTGTCTCATCTTCTGGGGATCCTGAAAATTCCCGAAATCCTGCTCTCGCACTCTGCACTCTTCTCTCACTCCGATCAATCTGCTGGCCGGAAAAGCGCGCCCCATCTCTCGCAGCGTTGATCTCGTGCACTCGTAAGGGGAGACGTAGACGTAGATCTTCCAGGAGGAACAACTTTGGTCTAGGAGATCCCGGATGCGGGTGCCTGCTCGCCTCGCCTGCTCCGCCCCCCGCCGGCTCAGTGGGGTGCTGTGACTGGGGCCATCATCGTTGTCGTTGCTCTCGCCATGGCGGACCAAGATTATACGCTTTGGAAGCCACCTATTCTTGGCAGCCATGGTGGGATCTGATCTAGGATGGTTTGGTTGGGGATTCTGGCTATGTATATACAAAAACCTTTGACAGTTTCTTTTGGCCGTGTCAACTAAGATAGATGGAGACGTATCAAAGAATCAAAATCACTTGACTTCGtgaaaaagaacaaaacataaaaaggaaaagataATAATGGGTAATAAATACAGCTGGAATGTAAAATACTGTTACACATACCAGTCTTCATTCACCAAAACGGGCTACCAATCTTGGAAGAAATCGAGTGAGAGAGACAAAGTGGTGATTCATAAAAATCTCAAAATCAATCACATGAACATGATAGGATCATGATCACATACTCAGAAATCCTAGAATCAATGCGATTTGTTTTGAAGAAAGCAAAAATACATGACAAACTTCTTCAACTACAGTAGCAAAACATAAACAAAGTTAGGGGATGTATTAGTACACATACCAGTTTTCTTCCACTCACCAGATCAGCTGATTATGAAATCCTTGCGCAGTAACAGATTATTAGTGATCTGAGGAGAATCTGCTCACCAATATCTGTGGCAACTACTaatattctttaaaaaaaaagcaGCTTATCATAGCGTATCATGGGGACTCTGTCCAAACCGTTTTATTGATCAAGGCCTCCAGCAGTCATATAATGCAAGCAGGAATTATATACCAAGAGAACAGAGGCACAAGGATCTCCAGAATTTGTCTTCAATTACATGTGCTACTATACATATTGTTGTTACTAGATCATTTACAAATAATGTACTTCTCTATTGACATGATGATGCCAATTTCCAGATATCCTTAACTCAGTTGAGCTTGGAATTAAAAACGGCAAGCTATTAACAATTTGATATTTCTGGCCTTTTCTTTATTAGTAGACAAGCATCCCTTTGAACGATAAATAAGTCTGGATAATAGGATCAAGAGTTTGTTGTTGGTGAGAAATAGTGATCGATACTAGAACCCTTTTTCACGATGTTAGCCCGCTTCTGAGGCTGCATCCATGCACGCACTTCTGCTTGAACCTCGGGTGGTAATTCATTCAAGACAGAAGGGTCAATCTCATCACTCTTGTAACTCCATGCATCagttctggaattgcacattcCCGGGGTGATCCCAGTCATTGTTTGCTGGATTTTCTGAAGTGACTTACCTTTAAGAAATTCCCGTCAAAATTGGTTACCTTTTGAAAACATGACATCAGGATGTATAAGATGAAGAAAATGAGCTCATGCCCCTCTACTCAAGGGCTAAGAAATGGATAATTACCAGAGGAAGATGCTCCACTCTCTTGAAAAGTCTTAAGGATCGCATGCTCGGGAAAGGAGCAAGAGTCCTGAGTGCCGAAAAATCTTAAGATTGATGAACTCCCCTACAACAATTTCATGAATCATGGGCATACTTAAAAAGTTTATTCTCCAGCACATAGGCATAATATTgacacaaaaatgaaaaatcggCGAGATCAATATGCATATTGTGGCAAAATGGTTCATTTCCATGAGACATTACCATATAAACTCGACTAGCCACTTACACAAACTTGAACTcagttaataaaaaattatcatataaaTGCCAAATACAGAAATTTCAGGTTTTGGATTCCTCCCTTAGTTGAAACTTTAAATTCCATATAAAGATGAAAAAACATGGAATAACTAACCTTTTCTaccttccttttctttttctctgaTTGCAAACGAGGTCCTAGGAAATCCATCTTCGATTGAGCAAGTTTTGGTTCCAAATCAGTTTCACTACCTGATATCAAGTTGACATTAGATCAGTTTCACTACCTGGGATATTAAAATCATGATCAGATGACATGAGATGAGACCCACCTAAGCATGATGAAAGAGTGTCTTCTTGGAGTCCCAGGCTCTGCTCCTCTCCAAAGAAAGGTGGATCTTTCTTACCTACAGCTTCGTTGGTATACACATCGTCCTACAGAGGAAGAAATGTAAGAAACGAACACGGTATTACTCGCAAGCTATGGAGAGAAACATTCACCAGCTACACTTTCAGGGAAAGCAATGTTTTTACCAATCTAAACTTAAATATATGTTTTATTCTGTCTTTTCACGTGAATACTGGAAAGCacaccctccccctcccccttccCCGGCCTTACCTAATTGGGAAAAGAGGGGCCTATGGGCCACTAACAGTAACATCCTAAGATACATACGTGCAAACAAGCACACCACTTTGCAGTGACCATCTATAAACCCGAACATTTCTAGTTTCTATAAGCAGACAAAGCTTTCACATGTAAAATTTCCAGGAGAACTATATTTCAATCATCATAATGCTGTAATGGCCAGAGAAGGCACCCAAGTAAACAGCTACAATGTGCCCATGTCAAAATAAATGTACATTAACACATGAATATTTTATCAAGATACTGAATAAGGACGGAAGCAGTTCTACATCAAGTACAATATTTTCCACGAACAATTGAGAATATGAAACTAAAGCTTGCCTTACACACTTCTATTTCATCGCCATCTGGTCCCAAACATGGCACAACACTACCGAACCTTGTTTCTTCCTCAAACACATCATTTTCTGGGTAGTTAGCCAAATTCAATCCTACAGAGCTCCTAGTACCTAAACCAAGCTGAAAGTTATCATGCTGctgataaataattgaaatttcACAACAGAATAAAGCAATAACCAAACTTCAAGAGCAGAATATAGCAACAAACAGAACCTGATGATGAAAAAGGTGCAGCATCTTGGGTGCATACATCATTTAATTCAGCACAAGTCTGATTTTGGTGATGGAAATACTTCATAATTGAGTTTGTCCCCTGCCAAAACATTGCAGAAGAATGAGAGGAAATTACTGCAAATATGCAGGTTATGATTCACAACAAAGTTTACCAGCACTAAGTAACATTCAGAAAGTAAAATTACCGAAAACATGTAACTTCACACTTTACCAGTGAGGTGTACAGGAAAATATTGCAAATCTTCCACAAAATAAATCCAACAGTATAAAGATGCTCTAGAAATAGTAATCAAGCCAACGTTCCGCCCAAAACTAGGCAGGATACGGCATAGGGACATTGTAACAAAAGAACATAAAATTACTTATTGTGTTTACAAATTGGTCAGAGAAACTTCAAAATGCAGTTGAGAAAAAGTTTGTTGGGTCTCTAACGGCTCACTAATATGGTGGTGCTTAACAAGTTCTTTAAACAATGGATCATCGCAAGAGATGGTGAAATTGTCACATTTGAATGCTAAAATCACCATATTTACTCATTTATATAGTGGGAAACATTCAATGAGACCAGTAAAATAACATCGCAAATTTGCAATAAGTAGAGAGATAGAACATTATAAACAAGCTGCATCAGAGACAACATGACTTTGACTCACAGATGGGATCACAACTATTTTACTAGCTGAGACAGAGAGACCAGTTATTGCCCACTCATGTTGCTTGGTTTCTTTCATCCTCACATGGTATACCCCAACATATTCACGCAGCCCAGCATGAAACAGGTTGAGGGCATCTTCTTGAATCTTGGCAATCCCATACCTTAAGGAACAGGACTTTGAAGGGAACTTTTTAACTGATTCTGAGTCATTCAACTGGAggataaaatacaaatataatgaGAAGTGTTCTATAAATATAAACTGAAGTGCAACAATAAGTTGTTTTCCAAGGAGATGCTAGGTAGGCAAAACTGAACACATGAGGCTTTAGTGCTATGTTGCAAAATAAAATCAGAGAAAGACCTTGTAAGCACTTGCATGAAGGGTAAGAGTACGAGCAATGCGTTTATTCTGTTCCAGATCACGAAGAAGACGTTCACTCA
The genomic region above belongs to Salvia miltiorrhiza cultivar Shanhuang (shh) chromosome 5, IMPLAD_Smil_shh, whole genome shotgun sequence and contains:
- the LOC131026242 gene encoding phosphoglycerate mutase-like protein AT74H; translated protein: MKTVDTAKRNCQRFLYIHSQNPQPNHPRSDPTMAAKNRWLPKRIILVRHGESNDNDDGPSHSTPLSRRGAEQARRAGTRIRDLLDQSCSSWKIYVYVSPYECTRSTLREMGRAFPASRLIGVREECRVREQDFGNFQDPQKMRQLKEIRNKFGRFFFRFPEGESGADVFDRVSSFLESMWRDIDMQRFPLDGDDELNLIIVSHGLAIRIFLMRWFRWTVEQFERLKNPKNCEFRVMQLGEGGEYSLAVHHDEPRLKAWGLSPDMIAEQKLRASTRTHHDFLWYHTFFAPSHDDADTRVTA